One window of the Pyxicephalus adspersus chromosome 5, UCB_Pads_2.0, whole genome shotgun sequence genome contains the following:
- the YES1 gene encoding tyrosine-protein kinase Yes, with product MGCIKSKEDKGPSIKYRTEPKPDPIGQFGNDLPQVAQSPAMKGPSANFNSHSMTPFGGSSGITPFGGASSIFSPVPVPYPGGLTGGVTVFVALYDYEARTSEDLSFRKGERFQIINNTEGDWWEARSIATGKTGYIPSNYVAPADSIQAEEWYFGKMGRKDAERLLLNPGNQRGTFLVRESETTKGAYSLSIRDWDEVRGDNVKHYKIRKLDNGGYYITTRAQFDSLQKLVKHYSEHADGLCYRLTTVCPTVKPQTQGLAKDAWEIPRESLRLEVKLGQGCFGEVWMGTWNGTTKVAIKTLKPGTMMPEAFLQEAQIMKKLRHDKLVPLYAVVSEEPIYIVTEFMTKGSLLDFLKEGDGKYLKLPQLVDMAAQIADGMAYIERMNYIHRDLRAANILVGDNLVCKIADFGLARLIEDNEYTARQGAKFPIKWTAPEAALYGRFTIKSDVWSFGILLIELVTKGRVPYPGMVNREVLEQVERGYRMPCPQGCPESLHELMKLCWKKDPDERPTFEYIQSFLEDYFTATEPQYQPGDNL from the exons ATGGGCTGTATTAAGAGTAAAGAGGACAAAGGTCCATCAATCAAATACAGAACAGAACCTAAGCCCGACCCTATCGGCCAGTTTGGCAATGACCTGCCACAAGTTGCACAGTCCCCTGCAATGAAAGGACCCTCTGCTAATTTTAACAGTCACTCGATGACACCTTTTGGAGGGTCATCTGGAATAACTCCTTTTGGAGGAGCATCTTCTATCTTTTCACCAGTGCCAGTTCCTTACCCAGGAGGGTTGACGG gtggTGTTACAGTTTTTGTTGCCTTATATGATTATGAAGCTAGGACATCAGAAGATCTTTCTTTTAGAAAGGGTGAAAGATTCCAAATAATTAATAACAC GGAAGGAGATTGGTGGGAAGCAAGATCTATAGCCACTGGAAAAACTGGTTACATTCCCAGTAACTATGTTGCTCCCGCAGACTCCATACAGGCTGAAGA atggtaTTTTGGAAAAATGGGTAGAAAAGATGCCGAAAGATTGCTCCTCAACCCAGGGAACCAGAGAGGAACATTCTTAGTTAGGGAAAGTGAAACCACTAAAG GAGCATATTCCCTCTCTATTCGAGATTGGGATGAAGTGAGAGGTGATAATGTGAAACACTACAAGATCAGAAAACTTGACAACGGAGGATATTATATCACTACTCGGGCACAGTTTGATTCACTGCAGAAGCTTGTAAAGCACTACTCag aaCATGCTGATGGATTGTGCTATCGGTTAACAACTGTGTGTCCCACTGTGAAACCACAAACCCAGGGATTAGCAAAGGATGCTTGGGAAATTCCAAGAGAATCTTTGAGACTTGAAGTGAAGCTGGGTCAGGGATGCTTTGGTGAAGTATGGATGG GAACTTGGAATGGAACAACTAAAGTAGCTATTAAAACACTAAAGCCTGGAACAATGATGCCTGAAGCTTTCTTACAAGAAGCTCAGATAATGAAAAAGCTAAGGCATGACAAACTAGTCCCTCTTTATGCTGTGGTTTCAGAAGAGCCAATCTACATTGTTACAGAATTCATGACAAAAG GCAGTCTTCTGGACTTCCTTAAAGAAGGAGATGGGAAGTATTTGAAGTTGCCACAGCTTGTTGATATGGCTGCACAG attgcaGATGGTATGGCTTATATAGAAAGGATGAACTACATCCATAGAGACCTCCGAGCTGCTAACATCCTAGTAGGAGACAATCTTGTTTGTAAAATTGCTGATTTCGGTCTGGCCAGGTTAATAGAAGATAATGAATACACAGCTAGACAAG GTGCAAAGTTTCCTATCAAGTGGACAGCTCCTGAGGCTGCTTTGTATGGTAGATTTACCATCAAGTCTGATGTCTGGTCATTTGGTATTTTGCTGATAGAGCTGGTCACCAAAGGAAGAGTGCCATATCCAG GGATGGTGAACAGGGAGGTGCTGGAGCAAGTGGAGCGTGGCTACAGAATGCCTTGTCCTCAAGGCTGCCCCGAGTCCCTGCATGAATTAATGAAGTTGTGCTGGAAGAAGGACCCAGATGAGAGGCCAACTTTTGAATATATTCAGTCATTTTTAGAAGACTACTTTACAGCAACAGAGCCACAGTACCAACCTGGAGACAATCTATAA